TGCCGGGAGAAGCCTCAAGCGCCTGCCTGAACAACTCAAGAGCCTCTTTTGTCTCCCCCAAACTCATCTTCTGGATGCCTTGCGCTATCTGAACCTCATGCAGAACTGTTGCATGTATGCAAGGTGCCGCGGTCAGGAGAAACATCAATAAAATGAATAATTTAATAAAATGTCTCTTTTCCATATTCACCAATTTTCAAAACAATACAACTAATTAAAAATTATGTCAAGCAAAATATTGCGATCTGTCAAGCAAAATAGAGATGCCTTTTTTCAAGATTAAATAAGTTCAGGAGAACTGTTATTCCCGGTTTTTATATTAAATACCAAGTGATATAATATGCAGCATAATAACTACCATGAAACAATCAGACAAGAAAAGACTGAGCCTGCTTATCGGGGTCTTCATTACCCTAATCACTACCCTCCTGATGTTCCTTGAACTCTCTCCTTTTATAACGCTTGAGGCAAAGCTTCTCGACTACCGTTTCAAGATAAGAGGGAAGATAGACCCCCCTGACAGTATCGTCATAGCTGCCATTGACGAAAAAAGCATTGAGCGCCTTGGACGGTGGCCCTGGGACAGAGACAGGCTGGCCCAGCTTGTCAGAAAGCTTGAAGAGGTTCATGCAGGCATCATTGTCTTTGATATTATCCTCAGTGAAGAGGAGAATAATGACAAGCTGCTCGGCGACGCGATATGGGACGCAGGCAATGTAATTCTCCCGATCGTCTTTGATTTTGAAGGTAAGGTAGGCCGGCCGGATAACGAATACCTGAACAATACGGCATTGGCATCCGTAACTAATGAGAAGCTCTTTAGGGATTATCCCCCAATCATTGCAAACGGCGTTCTCATCCCTGTGCCTGAATTAATAAGCTCCGTGATGACACTCGGCCATATCAATATGTTCCCTGACATAGACGGCACTCTGAGATGGGAATCTCTGCTTATCGGTTACAGGGGCAAACTATATCCTTCGGCAACGCTGCAGGCCGCTGCATCATATCTCGGAATTCCCAACGATAAGATAACTGTAAATGCGACCAGCGGCATACAGCTGGGGAATAAGAGGTATATACCTACGGATGAATACGGCCGGACCCTGATAAATTATTACGGGCCCAACATGACCTTCACCCATATTTCCATTTCAGATATTCTTGAGGGGAATATTAAACCCGAAGAGCTCCGGGGCAAGATAATACTTATCGGCGCCACAGCGGTCGGCATTTACGATCTGAGAGTAACACCGATCTCTGCCGCAATGCCCGGGATTGAGAAACACGCAAGCGTAATAGCATCTTTAATAGATGGGAAACATCTTAAGACTATCCCGTCATATGTGAATCTTGCGATACTTTTATCGACAGGATTTTTATTCTCCCTCATATTCACAAGGCTTAAGGCAGCCGGCGCCTCGGTCCTCACAGCCGCTTCACTCCTTTTTATCTCCTGGGCAGCATATTATATGTTCGCAAAGTACGGCCTTTGGGTCAATGTGACTTACCCCGCGCTTAACATTATTCTTACCTTTGTAAACGCGACATTATACAACTACTATATTGAGGAGAGGTTCGCAAAGAAGATAAGGGCGATGTTCTCAAGTTATGTAACGGAAAGCCTGGTCAATGAACTGATACACAATCCTGAACTGGCAAAGCTTGGAGGCGAGAACAGAGAGGTGACAATACTCTTTTCAGACATCAGGGGATTCACGACATTTTCGGAAAAACATTCGCCTGAAGAGGTTGTCGCGATACTTAATGAATACCTCGGAGAGATGACAAAGATAGTCCTTAAATGGAAAGGAGTGCTTGATAAGTTCATAGGCGACGCGATACTCTGCTTCTGGGGCGCGCCCGTCAGGCAGGATAACCACGCGGAGCTTGCCATAAGATGCGCACTTGAGATGATGAAGAGGCTCGGCGAGCTCCAGATAAAATGGGCTGCTGAAGGAAAGGCAGGGCTGGACATCGGGATTGGAATAAATACCGGGAAAGTGATCGTCGGCAATATAGGCGCTGAAGGTATGAAGATGGACTATACAGTCATCGGAGACCATGTGAACCTCGGCTCAAGGGTGGAATCCCTGACAAGAAAATATGACGCCCATATCCTGATAACTGAATTCACTCTTGAGAGTATCAGGAATCTTATAAAGTCAGGCGCAATCGCTCACGTCTCAGTTGAAGGAAAAGAGAAAGTAATAGTAAAAGGCAAGGAGAAGCCTGTTGCTGTATATGAGATACACTCTCTTGAGCATGGCTGCGACTCAACGGTAACCGAATGCGAAAAAGATGAAGCGGTCAAGTTGACGGAGAAATAACCTTAAATGAACTGAAACAAAAAAGGCTCCCTGGATCAAAATCGGGAGCCTTTTTTGTTTGTCATTCCAGCTTGTCCGAAATCATTTCAATCTATATTGATTTACAGCTTTTTTC
The sequence above is a segment of the Thermodesulfovibrionia bacterium genome. Coding sequences within it:
- a CDS encoding adenylate/guanylate cyclase domain-containing protein — translated: MKQSDKKRLSLLIGVFITLITTLLMFLELSPFITLEAKLLDYRFKIRGKIDPPDSIVIAAIDEKSIERLGRWPWDRDRLAQLVRKLEEVHAGIIVFDIILSEEENNDKLLGDAIWDAGNVILPIVFDFEGKVGRPDNEYLNNTALASVTNEKLFRDYPPIIANGVLIPVPELISSVMTLGHINMFPDIDGTLRWESLLIGYRGKLYPSATLQAAASYLGIPNDKITVNATSGIQLGNKRYIPTDEYGRTLINYYGPNMTFTHISISDILEGNIKPEELRGKIILIGATAVGIYDLRVTPISAAMPGIEKHASVIASLIDGKHLKTIPSYVNLAILLSTGFLFSLIFTRLKAAGASVLTAASLLFISWAAYYMFAKYGLWVNVTYPALNIILTFVNATLYNYYIEERFAKKIRAMFSSYVTESLVNELIHNPELAKLGGENREVTILFSDIRGFTTFSEKHSPEEVVAILNEYLGEMTKIVLKWKGVLDKFIGDAILCFWGAPVRQDNHAELAIRCALEMMKRLGELQIKWAAEGKAGLDIGIGINTGKVIVGNIGAEGMKMDYTVIGDHVNLGSRVESLTRKYDAHILITEFTLESIRNLIKSGAIAHVSVEGKEKVIVKGKEKPVAVYEIHSLEHGCDSTVTECEKDEAVKLTEK